A single genomic interval of Juglans regia cultivar Chandler chromosome 1, Walnut 2.0, whole genome shotgun sequence harbors:
- the LOC109006882 gene encoding zinc finger CCCH domain-containing protein 18 isoform X1: protein MDFSESTNVVYNRIQKIEPENVSKIIGFLLLQDHGEREMIRLAFSPDNLIHSLINKAKTELGLSKLPVSVPISPSLVNPVPGSELPLPFTPYSPVLPRPISSPRTLRGANPYWNPQVAADQQPVHNADYVPPTCSVSVAEDYHLQNQIQFLTLDDQLESANSVASDFSSNYYYPEPAFGVRVGRRSPSLPEFPVKVCHYFSKGFCKHGNNCRYFHGNPMPESFSLILSPSSNELPNEDHVFSPESLEKLEKELTELLKSRRGFPVSIASLPMIYYEKFGRTLQAEGYLTESQRHGKVGYSLTKLLARLKNSIRLIDRPHGQHSVILAEDVPKYLEYAGERSDPGGIVAGSRQIYLTFPAESTFTEHNVSNYFNKFGLVQDVRIPCQQKRMFGFVTFVYSETVKQILAKGNPHFVCGARVLVKPYREKSRLLERKYADKSPHAMYNSPHFMDRDSELNSMVVRVGDNLRLRKQQLIEEHEQALELESRHFSELRLAPKLFSHHPYIGHSMDELKCSEANAEQAEFPSARRFNYLLDVLNNEKTRHTNTNYSGQDSSQGLNLPESPFASAIGNNSISTVT from the exons ATGGATTTTTCTGAATCTACGAACGTTGTGTACAATAGAATTCAGAAAATAGAGCCTGAAAATGTGTCAAAGATCATCGGTTTTCTCCTGCTACAAGACCATGGTGAACGTGAAATGATCAGGTTAGCCTTCAGCCCTGATAATTTGATCCACTCTTTGATCAACAAAGCCAAAACCGAGCTTGGCTTATCCAAACTGCCGGTTTCGGTTCCCATCTCACCCTCTCTGGTGAACCCGGTACCGGGTTCAGAGTTACCTTTACCGTTTACACCCTACTCGCCGGTCTTACCACGACCAATTTCATCTCCAAGAACTCTACGAGGTGCAAATCCCTACTGGAATCCCCAAGTGGCTGCTGATCAGCAGCCAGTGCATAATGCAGATTATGTCCCACCAACTTGTTCAGTTTCGGTTGCTGAAGATTATCAccttcaaaatcaaattcagttCTTGACTTTGGATGATCAGCTAGAATCTGCAAATTCAGTTGCTTCAGATTTTTCGAGCAATTATTATTACCCGGAACCTGCATTTGGTGTGAGAGTGGGTCGAAGGTCTCCAAGCTTGCCTGAATTTCCTGTTAAGGTTTGCCATTACTTCAGTAAGGGGTTTTGTAAACACGGAAACAACTGTAGGTACTTCCATGGAAATCCCATGCCAGAAAGCTTTTCTCTGATTCTCAGTCCAAGTTCGAATGAGCTTCCTAATGAAGATCATGTCTTCTCTCCTGAGTCTCTTGAAAAGCTTGAAAAGGAGTTAACCGAGCTTTTGAAATCAAGAAGAGGATTTCCGGTTTCAATTGCTTCATTGCCAATGATCTATTATGAGAAGTTTGGGAGAACCCTTCAGGCTGAAGGGTACCTTACAGAGAGCCAGAGACATGGTAAGGTTGGGTATAGTCTGACAAAACTTCTTGCTCGGTTGAAGAACAGCATTCGTCTCATTGACAG GCCTCATGGACAGCACTCAGTAATCTTGGCAGAAGATGTGCCGAAATACTTGGAGTATGCTGGTGAGAGAAGTGACCCTGGTGGAATTGTTGCTGGTTCTCGACAGATTTATCTCACCTTCCCGGCTGAGAGTACTTTTACAGAGCACAATGTTTCTAACTACTTCAA CAAATTTGGCCTGGTCCAAGATGTTAGGATTCCTTGCCAACAGAAGAGGATGTTTGGTTTTGTCACTTTTGTATATTCAGAGACCGTCAAGCAAATTTTAGCTAAGGGGAATCCTCATTTTGTATGTGGGGCTCGTGTTCTGGTGAAACCTTACAGGGAAAAGTCGAGGCTTCTTGAAAG GAAGTATGCAGATAAAAGCCCACATGCTATGTATAACAGTCCACACTTCATGGATAGGGATTCTGAGCTTAATTCGA TGGTGGTGAGAGTAGGTGATAATTTGAGGCTCAGGAAGCAGCAGCTCATTGAAGAACATGAGCAAGCACTTGAGCTTGAGAGCAGGCATTTCTCAGAATTGCGACTTGCTCCTAAACTCTTTTCTCATCACCCTTATATTGGACATTCAATGGATGAGTTAAAGTGCTCAGAAG CCAATGCAGAACAAGCAGAGTTCCCATCTGCTAGGCGTTTTAATTATTTGCTCGATGTTTTGAACAATGAAAAAACGAGGCATACAAACACGAACTACAGCGGCCAGGACAG CAGCCAAGGACTTAACCTTCCAGAGAGCCCTTTTGCATCGGCTATAGGGAATAATAGCATTTCAACAGTTACAtag
- the LOC109006886 gene encoding F-box protein SNE-like, whose product MLTVGHRPLPSPPHEAMQQKKAEHKTDHQKKPKFFINDHVDILIEILKHLDGPSLCVASCVCRLWCTIARNDSLWEHLCFRHVSSPPQSSVRPVVVALGGYKRLYMVCVRPVLSRLGHSDRVRRRTVWTRDVVQLSLSLFCVDYYERRLGDATASSLMFLCKPVNV is encoded by the coding sequence ATGTTAACGGTGGGGCACCGCCCCCTACCGTCACCACCTCACGAAGCCATGCAGCAAAAGAAAGCAGAACACAAGACAGATCATCAGAAAAAACCCAAGTTCTTCATCAACGATCACGTAGACATCCTAATAGAGATCCTCAAGCACCTCGACGGACCTTCCCTCTGCGTCGCCTCCTGCGTCTGCCGCCTCTGGTGCACCATTGCCCGCAACGACTCCCTCTGGGAGCACCTCTGCTTTCGCCACGTTTCCTCTCCTCCCCAATCCTCCGTACGACCCGTCGTCGTGGCTCTCGGAGGCTACAAGCGGCTATACATGGTCTGCGTCCGGCCGGTCCTGAGCCGACTCGGCCACTCGGACAGGGTCAGGCGGCGTACTGTCTGGACACGCGACGTGGTGCAGCTCTCCCTCTCTTTATTTTGCGTCGATTACTACGAGAGGAGACTGGGGGATGCCACCGCTTCGTCGCTCATGTTCCTCTGTAAGCCCGTGAACGTCTGA
- the LOC118348909 gene encoding receptor-like protein 6, whose translation MGLSLFPFMLMRLLLFFLLLHILMLAYASPFMEILCRDDDSAALLQFKESFVILNQSKSHNSSAYPKVSSWTLEGENRDCCLWDGVECDEDTGHVIGLDLSSGRLFGSLAPNNSLFRLVHLQRLNLAYNHFNYSQIPSQVSNLSRLAYLNLSASMFSGQIPSQISQLSHLSSLDLSDNYDLYSGNQLLKLKKSGLISLVGNLTRLQRLHLNHVNISSVVPRILANMSSLTSIHLQYCGLQGNIPVAIFKLPNLKVLDVAYNEGLTGYLSDQFTWSSPLEVLNLAFTSFVGEIPTSIGNLGSLNTLDLRSCNFSGSIPSSLGNLTSLIYLEISNNSFAGKIPSSIGNLIQLSVLDLSINQLTGRIPFEFGNLTQLSYLSLRHDLLTGEIPFPLMNLTKLTSLELGNNNLQGRIPDSIFNLKNLKYLDLGWNNFSGSVEFGKFVKLKYLTILRLSNNQLSVLSEDASANASLPKFQFLGLSLCNLNKFPDFLKNQDRLVCLDLSNNNIHGMVPEWISDTSKLSLQLLCLSKNFLTSLGQHPMPLPWTRLVGLDLRSNLLQGSLPIPPATISHYYMSKNSLIGNISELICILTSIRVLDLANNNLSGSLPRCMQNFGASLFVIDLERNKFQGSIPQTWTQGTELRIINFRHNRFQGQLPRSLAKCTVLEVADFSNNKLHDIFPSWLENLPNLKVLNLRSNNFHGQIGASKARYKFPNLRVIDLSHNGFTGKLPLETFGNWKQQPHEVANSDILSYIQVNSSVVPQRYLCNSWLYDYNYTMTMTNKGIAVFYEKVQELFKAIDISSNRFGGEIPESIENLRGLHLLNLSNNVLTGHIPPSLANLTELESLDLSKNNFSGEIPQQLTQLTFLGFFNVSNNLLTGPIPQGEQFGTFENNSYEGNSGLCGRPLSKDCEDSNASPAPPSISVDQTQESESPFQFGWEIVAVGYSFGLVVGVTIGHIVLTRKHDWFMKQLAR comes from the coding sequence ATGGGTTTATCGCTTTTCCCGTTCATGTTAATGcgtttgcttttgtttttcttgctgCTCCATATACTTATGCTCGCTTATGCTTCTCCTTTCATGGAAATCCTTTGCCGGGATGATGACAGCGCAGCCTTGCTGCAATTCAAGGAAAGCTTTGTCATCCttaatcaatccaaatctcaCAATTCTTCTGCTTATCCAAAGGTCTCATCTTGGACACTGGAAGGAGAGAATCGTGATTGCTGCTTATGGGATGGAGTTGAGTGCGATGAAGACACAGGTCATGTCATTGGCCTCGACCTCAGTAGCGGTCGTCTCTTTGGTTCTCTTGCTCCCAACAACAGCCTTTTCCGCCTTGTTCACCTTCAAAGGCTTAATCTCGCCTACAATCACTTTAACTACTCCCAAATCCCGTCCCAGGTAAGTAATCTTTCAAGACTCGCATATCTCAATCTCTCTGCTTCTATGTTTTCGGGTCAAATTCCAtcacaaatttcacaattaTCACACTTGTCATCCCTTGATCTGTCCGACAACTATGATCTCTATTCTGGAAACCAGCTTTTGAAACTCAAAAAGTCTGGCCTAATAAGCCTAGTTGGAAATTTGACTCGCCTGCAAAGGCTTCATTTAAACCATGTGAACATAAGCTCTGTGGTGCCTCGTATCTTGGCAAATATGTCATCTTTAACGTCCATCCATCTTCAATATTGTGGATTGCAAGGAAATATTCCAGTAGCCATATTTAAGCTACCAAATTTGAAGGTTCTTGATGTGGCTTACAATGAAGGTCTCACCGGTTATTTGTCTGATCAGTTCACATGGAGTAGCCCCCTTGAGGTATTGAACCTCGCATTCACAAGTTTTGTAGGTGAGATACCCACTTCAATAGGAAACCTGGGCTCCCTGAATACGTTGGATTTGCGGAGTTGCAACTTTTCGGGGTCCATTCCCTCTTCACTTGGTAACCTCACAAGCCTCATTTATCTTGAGATTTCAAATAATTCTTTCGCGGGTAAGATCCCATCATCCATTGGAAACCTCATCCAACTCTCCGTTCTAGATCTGTCCATCAATCAATTGACAGGTCGAATCCcgtttgaatttggaaatctAACACAACTGAGTTACCTTTCTCTACGCCATGATCTACTTACCGGAGAAATTCCTTTCCCTCTAATGAATCTCACAAAGTTAACTTCATTAGAACTTGGGAACAACAACCTTCAAGGTCGAATTCCAGATTCAATCTTTAATCTCAAGAATCTTAAATACCTTGATCTTGGTTGGAACAACTTTAGTGGCAGTGTGGAGTTTGGCAAGTTTGTTAAGCtcaaatatttaactattttGCGTCTATCGAATAATCAACTATCCGTACTTAGTGAAGATGCCAGTGCCAATGCGAGTCTGCCAAAGTTTCAGTTTTTGGGATTATCTTTGTGCAACTTGAACAAGTTTCCAGATTTCCTAAAAAATCAAGATCGATTAGTGTGTTTAGATCTGTCCAACAACAACATCCATGGCATGGTACCGGAATGGATCTCGGACACGAGCAAATTGAGTCTTCAGCTTCTTTGCCTTTCGAAAAACTTTCTAACAAGCTTAGGTCAACATCCAATGCCTCTTCCATGGACTCGTCTTGTTGGTTTAGACCTCAGGTCTAATTTGCTTCAAGGGTCACTTCCCATTCCACCAGCCACCATTTCTCATTATTATATGTCAAAGAACTCACTGATTGGAAATATTTCGGAATTGATTTGCATTCTCACTTCTATTCGAGTCCTTGATTTGGCAAATAACAACTTGAGTGGTTCACTTCCTAGATGTATGCAAAACTTTGGTGCTTCTCTCTTTGTGATTGACCTGGAAAGGAACAAATTTCAAGGAAGCATTCCACAAACATGGACACAAGGAACCGAGTTAAGGATAATCAATTTCAGACACAACAGATTCCAAGGACAGTTACCAAGATCTTTGGCCAAGTGTACGGTGTTGGAGGTTGCTGACTTTAGTAACAACAAATTGCATGATATATTTCCCTCTTGGTTGGAAAATCTTCCAAATCTAAAGGTTCTCAATTTGCGCTCAAACAACTTTCACGGTCAGATAGGAGCATCAAAAGCTCGCTATAAGTTTCCCAACTTGCGAGTCATTGACCTTTCCCACAATGGTTTTACTGGGAAGCTGCCATTAGAAACTTTTGGAAATTGGAAGCAGCAGCCTCATGAAGTTGCTAATTCAGATATTTTGTCATACATCCAAGTAAACTCATCTGTCGTACCACAAAGATATTTGTGTAATTCTTGGCTCTATGATTATAATTACACCATGACAATGACAAATAAGGGAATTGCTGTCTTTTACGAGAAGGTCCAAGAATTATTCAAAGCCATTGATATCTCAAGCAACAGATTTGGTGGAGAAATTCCAGAATCCATTGAAAATTTAAGGGGGCTTCATTTGCTCAATCTTTCTAATAATGTTCTCACGGGCCACATCCCACCATCATTAGCAAATCTTACAGAGCTTGAATCATTAGACCTTTCTAAAAACAACTTCTCTGGGGAGATCCCACAGCAACTAACACAACTCACCTTCTTGGgatttttcaatgtttcaaacAATCTTCTCACAGGGCCTATACCACAAGGGGAACAGTTTGGTACATTTGAAAACAATTCATATGAGGGGAATTCAGGGCTATGTGGGAGACCTCTCTCAAAGGACTGTGAGGATTCTAATGCTTCGCCAGCACCTCCTTCAATCTCTGTTGATCAAACTCAAGAATCGGAATCTCCATTTCAATTTGGTTGGGAAATTGTTGCGGTAGGTTATTCATTTGGACTAGTTGTTGGAGTGACAATTGGGCATATTGTGCTTACAAGAAAACATGATTGGTTCATGAAGCAGTTGGCAAGATGA
- the LOC109006884 gene encoding uncharacterized protein LOC109006884 has protein sequence MEANVEEALKAKVIAEKRFAEKDFAGAKNYALKAKTLCPGLDGISQMVTTFEVYIASEAKCNGELDYYSILGLKPFADKDAVKKQYKKMAVLLHPDKNKCVGADGAFRLVSEAWTLLSDRSKRSSYDLKRNKQLSSVVNQTNISSIHATGVTGFNNCSNSLNSHGRTDTFWTVCTSCKVQYEYLRKYVNKRLSCKNCRGIFIAVETGTAPANGSFPYSPWSHVPGNGYGSHGFDRVTYIPGNATFVPGNGVSGFHSGHGYEYVSNVSFQWSSFSGTSSGTVGPIGPSTISTDVYQANGNVSRARPKAKSGADRKHALEKAVAKIDSPGGCNELPGSKAGRAEKKRKVFVGTSFRNGYEDEGLKSASEARLTDGNASNGHDPKLNNPSELPTRRSSIAPAFDARKLLIEKARTEIQKKLKEMKLVAEAAAAVKENARAQTQLDQSEGTGDAPKIADLGHSAQQLELKKTRPISITVPDPDFHDFDKDRSEECFKPKQIWALYDEEDGMPRLYCLIREVISVEPFKIHITYLNSKTDSEFGLVNWLDCGFTKSCGNFRASNSDVVDQVNVFSHILSREKAGRGGCVRIYPRSGDIWAVYRNWSPHWNRSTPDEVRHQYEMVEVLDDYSEELGVCVTPLVKLAGFKTVYGRNSDKSAIRWIPRREMVRFSHQVPFCPLKEDGNNLPGKCWDLDPAATPDELLHAATATGANA, from the coding sequence ATGGAAGCAAACGTAGAGGAGGCTCTTAAGGCGAAAGTGATAGCCGAGAAGCGATTTGCAGAGAAAGACTTTGCAGGTGCGAAGAATTATGCGTTAAAGGCTAAAACACTGTGTCCTGGACTGGACGGCATATCCCAAATGGTGACCACATTTGAAGTTTACATTGCTTCTGAGGCTAAATGCAATGGTGAATTGGATTATTATTCTATTCTTGGGTTGAAACCTTTTGCTGATAAAGATGCAGTTAAGAAACAGTACAAGAAGATGGCAGTATTGCTCCACCCTGATAAGAACAAATGTGTGGGAGCTGATGGGGCATTCAGACTTGTTTCTGAAGCATGGACACTACTGTCTGATCGATCTAAGAGAAGCTCTTATGATCTCAAGAGAAACAAGCAGTTATCATCTGTGGTTAACCAGACAAACATATCTTCAATTCATGCTACAGGGGTTACAGGTTTCAACAATTGTTCCAATTCCCTGAATTCTCATGGAAGAACTGACACTTTCTGGACAGTTTGCACCTCTTGTAAAGTTCAGTACGAGTATCTGCGGAAGTATGTGAATAAGAGACTTTCTTGTAAGAACTGTCGTGGTATTTTCATTGCTGTGGAAACTGGGACAGCCCCAGCAAATGGTTCTTTCCCTTATAGTCCTTGGTCACATGTGCCTGGTAATGGGTATGGAAGTCATGGGTTTGATAGAGTGACATATATCCCAGGCAATGCTACCTTTGTTCCAGGAAATGGGGTCTCGGGATTTCACTCTGGGCAtggatatgaatatgtttcaaaTGTGTCCTTCCAGTGGAGCTCTTTCTCTGGAACTTCGTCTGGAACGGTGGGTCCTATTGGACCGTCCACCATATCCACTGATGTCTACCAGGCTAATGGAAATGTTAGTAGGGCAAGACCAAAGGCTAAATCAGGAGCCGACAGAAAACATGCATTGGAAAAGGCTGTTGCTAAAATAGACTCACCAGGTGGCTGCAATGAACTTCCAGGATCTAAGGCTGGTAGagctgaaaagaaaaggaaggtgTTCGTGGGAACCAGTTTTAGAAATGGGTACGAAGACGAGGGACTAAAATCTGCTTCAGAAGCAAGATTGACTGATGGAAATGCTAGTAATGGACATGATCCCAAGCTTAACAATCCAAGTGAACTTCCAACTAGGCGTTCCTCTATTGCACCGGCATTTGATGCTAGAAAGTTGTTGATCGAAAAGGCAAGGACagaaattcagaagaaattgaaagAGATGAAGTTGGTGGCAGAGGCAGCTGCTGCAGTTAAGGAGAATGCAAGAGCTCAGACACAACTTGATCAATCCGAAGGGACTGGAGATGCACCTAAAATAGCTGATTTAGGCCATTCTGCTCAGCAGTTAGAGCTGAAGAAAACCAGACCAATCTCAATAACAGTCCCTGACCCTGACTTCCACGATTTTGACAAAGATAGATCAGAGGAATGCTTCAAGCCTAAACAAATATGGGCTTTATACGATGAAGAGGATGGTATGCCTCGCTTGTACTGTCTGATCCGTGAGGTCATCTCAGTTGAACCATTTAAGATTCATATTACTTACTTGAACTCTAAAACTGATAGTGAGTTTGGGTTAGTGAACTGGCTGGATTGTGGTTTTACAAAGTCTTGTGGAAATTTTAGAGCGTCCAACTCGGATGTTGTTGACCAAGTTAACGTTTTCTCTCATATTCTTAGCCGTGAGAAAGCTGGTAGGGGAGGTTGCGTAAGGATATACCCCAGAAGCGGAGATATTTGGGCTGTTTATCGGAACTGGTCACCACACTGGAATAGATCAACCCCAGATGAAGTGAGGCACCAATACGAAATGGTGGAGGTTCTTGATGATTACTCTGAAGAGCTTGGTGTTTGCGTAACTCCCCTTGTGAAATTGGCTGGATTCAAGACGGTATACGGAAGAAATTCGGACAAAAGTGCCATTCGATGGATTCCAAGAAGAGAGATGGTACGCTTTTCACACCAGGTGCCATTTTGTCCGCTTAAGGAAGATGGCAATAATTTGCCAGGTAAGTGTTGGGATCTGGACCCGGCTGCAACTCCAGACGAGCTGCTTCATGCTGCGACAGCTACTGGAGCAAATGCATAA
- the LOC109006881 gene encoding pentatricopeptide repeat-containing protein At4g26680, mitochondrial: MIAQNLRFNFHPCLHLTKVSPLDFLNTHFPSIFFNLFYDENMNSNSPFRRFSTLLNSLAKTHTSEDITVKLGRRTWKPIPIPHRTLPEPRAQDLDYINVAHSHLIHSDWAKLRSFSTGLTPLRVRQILLKIQKDHVLSLEFFNWVRIEKPTCHTLETHSIILHILTKNRKFKSAESILRGVLVSCSLDVPSHLFEEMLHSYRLCDSSPRVFDSLFKTFAHMKNFRYATDTFRRMKEYGFFPTIESCNAYMSSLLDLHRMDIALAFYRELRHHRISPNVYTHNMVMCAYCKLGKLEKAVEVFREMEIMGCRPNIASYNTLIAGHCNNGLLSSAIKLKSSMEKNGVHPNVVTYNTLINGFCKEGKLHEANKLFVEIKTMNFAPNTVTYNTLINGYSQLGNSEMGSRLYEEMLKNQVKTDILTYNALILGLCKEGKAKKAAFLVKELEKENLVPNASTFSALISGQCVRKNSERAFQIYKSMIRSGCHPNEHTFNMLVSTFCKNEDFDGAVQILREMLERCMAPDSGTLSEVCCGLRLCGRSQLAKTLCSEMEARHLMPAGFDRSKIINFGT, translated from the coding sequence ATGATTGCTCAAAATCTCCGTTTTAATTTTCATCCTTGTTTGCATTTAACCAAGGTTAGTCCCCTTGATTTCCTCAACACTCACTtcccttccattttttttaatctgttttatgatgaaaatatgaATAGTAATTCTCCATTCCGTCGATTTTCGACTTTGCTCAATTCCTTAGCGAAAACTCACACCTCTGAAGATATTACTGTTAAATTGGGAAGAAGAACCTGGAAACCAATACCAATACCCCACCGAACACTCCCTGAACCTAGAGCTCAGGATCTTGATTACATAAATGTCGCACACAGCCACCTAATTCACTCTGATTGGGCTAAACTCCGTTCGTTTTCAACCGGCCTAACACCCCTTAGAGTGAGACAGATATTGTTGAAGATTCAGAAGGACCATGTTCTTTCCCTCGAGTTCTTCAATTGGGTTCGGATTGAGAAACCCACTTGCCACACCCTCGAAACCCATTCCATAATCCTCCACATTCTCACTAAAAACCGAAAATTCAAATCTGCGGAGTCTATTTTGAGGGGTGTTCTTGTATCTTGTTCGTTAGATGTGCCCTCGCATCTGTTTGAAGAAATGCTGCACTCCTACCGGTTGTGTGATTCTTCGCCTCGTGTTTTTGACTCACTTTTCAAGACATTTGCACATATGAAAAATTTTCGGTACGCTACCGATACCTTTCGTCGAATGAAGGAGTATGGGTTTTTCCCTACTATTGAGTCGTGCAATGCATACATGAGCTCTCTGCTTGATTTACATAGGATGGATATTGCTTTGGCATTCTATAGAGAACTGCGGCATCATCGGATTTCACCGAATGTTTATACTCATAATATGGTCATGTGTGCTTACTGTAAATTGGGAAAATTAGAGAAGGCTGTTGAGGTGTTTAGGGAGATGGAGATCATGGGTTGTAGACCGAATATTGCTTCTTACAACACTCTGATTGCAGGCCATTGCAATAACGGTCTTTTGAGCTCTGCAATAAAGCTTAAAAGCTCAATGGAGAAGAATGGGGTGCACCCAAATGTGGTTACCTATAACACGCTTATCAATGGGTTCTGCAAGGAAGGGAAATTGCACGAAGCCAATAAGCTCTTTGTTGAGATTAAAACCATGAATTTTGCTCCTAATACTGTGACATACAATACCCTGATAAATGGGTACAGCCAATTGGGCAATAGTGAAATGGGTAGCAGGCTTTACGAGGAGATGTTGAAGAATCAAGTTAAAACCGATATCTTGACTTACAATGCATTGATTTTGGGACTATGCAAGGAGGGTAAGGCAAAGAAAGCGGCCTTTCTGGTTAAGGAACTTGAGAAGGAGAACTTAGTGCCAAATGCATCAACCTTTTCTGCCCTTATTAGCGGTCAATGTGTGAGGAAGAACTCTGAGCGTGCCTTTCAGATATATAAAAGCATGATTAGGAGTGGTTGCCATCCAAATGAACATACTTTCAACATGTTGGTATCGACCTTCTGCAAGAACGAGGATTTTGATGGAGCAGTCCAAATCTTGAGGGAAATGCTTGAGAGATGCATGGCTCCTGATTCAGGCACCTTATCTGAGGTTTGCTGTGGACTTAGGCTGTGTGGAAGAAGTCAATTGGCAAAGACGTTATGCAGTGAGATGGAAGCCAGACATCTTATGCCGGCAGGCTTTGATAGATCCAAAATTATCAACTTTGGTACATAG
- the LOC109006882 gene encoding zinc finger CCCH domain-containing protein 18 isoform X2 — MDFSESTNVVYNRIQKIEPENVSKIIGFLLLQDHGEREMIRLAFSPDNLIHSLINKAKTELGLSKLPVSVPISPSLVNPVPGSELPLPFTPYSPVLPRPISSPRTLRGANPYWNPQVAADQQPVHNADYVPPTCSVSVAEDYHLQNQIQFLTLDDQLESANSVASDFSSNYYYPEPAFGVRVGRRSPSLPEFPVKVCHYFSKGFCKHGNNCRYFHGNPMPESFSLILSPSSNELPNEDHVFSPESLEKLEKELTELLKSRRGFPVSIASLPMIYYEKFGRTLQAEGYLTESQRHGKVGYSLTKLLARLKNSIRLIDRPHGQHSVILAEDVPKYLEYAGERSDPGGIVAGSRQIYLTFPAESTFTEHNVSNYFNKFGLVQDVRIPCQQKRMFGFVTFVYSETVKQILAKGNPHFVCGARVLVKPYREKSRLLERKYADKSPHAMYNSPHFMDRDSELNSMVVRVGDNLRLRKQQLIEEHEQALELESRHFSELRLAPKLFSHHPYIGHSMDELKCSEANAEQAEFPSARRFNYLLDVLNNEKTRHTNTNYSGQDSQGLNLPESPFASAIGNNSISTVT, encoded by the exons ATGGATTTTTCTGAATCTACGAACGTTGTGTACAATAGAATTCAGAAAATAGAGCCTGAAAATGTGTCAAAGATCATCGGTTTTCTCCTGCTACAAGACCATGGTGAACGTGAAATGATCAGGTTAGCCTTCAGCCCTGATAATTTGATCCACTCTTTGATCAACAAAGCCAAAACCGAGCTTGGCTTATCCAAACTGCCGGTTTCGGTTCCCATCTCACCCTCTCTGGTGAACCCGGTACCGGGTTCAGAGTTACCTTTACCGTTTACACCCTACTCGCCGGTCTTACCACGACCAATTTCATCTCCAAGAACTCTACGAGGTGCAAATCCCTACTGGAATCCCCAAGTGGCTGCTGATCAGCAGCCAGTGCATAATGCAGATTATGTCCCACCAACTTGTTCAGTTTCGGTTGCTGAAGATTATCAccttcaaaatcaaattcagttCTTGACTTTGGATGATCAGCTAGAATCTGCAAATTCAGTTGCTTCAGATTTTTCGAGCAATTATTATTACCCGGAACCTGCATTTGGTGTGAGAGTGGGTCGAAGGTCTCCAAGCTTGCCTGAATTTCCTGTTAAGGTTTGCCATTACTTCAGTAAGGGGTTTTGTAAACACGGAAACAACTGTAGGTACTTCCATGGAAATCCCATGCCAGAAAGCTTTTCTCTGATTCTCAGTCCAAGTTCGAATGAGCTTCCTAATGAAGATCATGTCTTCTCTCCTGAGTCTCTTGAAAAGCTTGAAAAGGAGTTAACCGAGCTTTTGAAATCAAGAAGAGGATTTCCGGTTTCAATTGCTTCATTGCCAATGATCTATTATGAGAAGTTTGGGAGAACCCTTCAGGCTGAAGGGTACCTTACAGAGAGCCAGAGACATGGTAAGGTTGGGTATAGTCTGACAAAACTTCTTGCTCGGTTGAAGAACAGCATTCGTCTCATTGACAG GCCTCATGGACAGCACTCAGTAATCTTGGCAGAAGATGTGCCGAAATACTTGGAGTATGCTGGTGAGAGAAGTGACCCTGGTGGAATTGTTGCTGGTTCTCGACAGATTTATCTCACCTTCCCGGCTGAGAGTACTTTTACAGAGCACAATGTTTCTAACTACTTCAA CAAATTTGGCCTGGTCCAAGATGTTAGGATTCCTTGCCAACAGAAGAGGATGTTTGGTTTTGTCACTTTTGTATATTCAGAGACCGTCAAGCAAATTTTAGCTAAGGGGAATCCTCATTTTGTATGTGGGGCTCGTGTTCTGGTGAAACCTTACAGGGAAAAGTCGAGGCTTCTTGAAAG GAAGTATGCAGATAAAAGCCCACATGCTATGTATAACAGTCCACACTTCATGGATAGGGATTCTGAGCTTAATTCGA TGGTGGTGAGAGTAGGTGATAATTTGAGGCTCAGGAAGCAGCAGCTCATTGAAGAACATGAGCAAGCACTTGAGCTTGAGAGCAGGCATTTCTCAGAATTGCGACTTGCTCCTAAACTCTTTTCTCATCACCCTTATATTGGACATTCAATGGATGAGTTAAAGTGCTCAGAAG CCAATGCAGAACAAGCAGAGTTCCCATCTGCTAGGCGTTTTAATTATTTGCTCGATGTTTTGAACAATGAAAAAACGAGGCATACAAACACGAACTACAGCGGCCAGGACAG CCAAGGACTTAACCTTCCAGAGAGCCCTTTTGCATCGGCTATAGGGAATAATAGCATTTCAACAGTTACAtag